A stretch of the Lolium perenne isolate Kyuss_39 chromosome 3, Kyuss_2.0, whole genome shotgun sequence genome encodes the following:
- the LOC127338744 gene encoding uncharacterized protein, whose amino-acid sequence MALSTPTAVVLELMTMGQQSALHLGELLMAASPPKEAERGQALTAEILRCCDRVIAAIRGDAAGRKRKATMEHGVLMPSKRRARGAEASREVRSGTTADGFLWRKYGQKDINGSTHPRFYYRCAYSAEGCGATRRVQQSQEDPAAFVIAYYGDHTCGSGAGDACQRGVPPLPPAVIDSNACAMVGFFDQYQNVESPQPLLAAEQSWRHHGEAPGQTSRGRWSSSSSSSSSSWSEAERGTSPVLEFLEGSLGVGWESVVNYLGFTDLPQTAMLQ is encoded by the exons ATGGCGCTGTCCACCCCGACCGCCGTGGTGCTGGAGCTGATGACGATGGGGCAGCAGTCCGCGTTGCACCTCGGGGAGCTGCTCATGGCGGCATCGCCGCCCAAGGAGGCAGAGCGCGGCCAGGCGCTCACCGCGGAGATCCTCCGCTGCTGCGACCGTGTCATCGCAGCGATCAGAGGGGACGCCGCCGGCAGGAAGAGGAAGGCGACCATGGAGCACGGCGTTCTGATGCCGTCCAAAAGAAG GGCGCGTGGTGCGGAGGCGAGTCGGGAGGTCCGGAGCGGGACGACGGCGGATGGGTTCCTGTGGAGGAAGTACGGGCAGAAGGACATCAACGGAAGCACCCATCCGAG GTTCTACTACCGCTGCGCGTACAGCGCCGAGGGCTGCGGCGCGACTCGCCGGGTTCAGCAGTCGCAGGAGGACCCCGCGGCGTTCGTCATCGCCTACTACGGCGACCACACGTGCGGAAGTGGCGCCGGCGATGCGTGTCAGCGGGGAGTACCGCCGCTGCCTCCTGCCGTCATCGACTCAAACGCTTGCGCAATGGTCGGTTTCTTTGACCAATATCAGAACGTGGAATCTcctcagccgttgctcgccgccgAGCAGAGTTGGCGCCATCACGGCGAGGCTCCCGGTCAGACGTCGCGGGGACGgtggtcatcgtcttcctcctcctcctcctcctcttggtcggAAGCTGAACGTGGCACTTCTCCTGTATTGGAGTTTCTGGAAGGCAGTCTAGGAGTCGGATGGGAATCCGTCGTCAACTACCTTGGCTTCACTGATCTCCCACAAACTGCTATGCTGCAGTAG